A region from the Rhodamnia argentea isolate NSW1041297 chromosome 7, ASM2092103v1, whole genome shotgun sequence genome encodes:
- the LOC115749774 gene encoding uncharacterized protein LOC115749774 encodes MAQQEGGWPLGLQPLNARVGVVRNRGCSGSASFSTLLTGSPTSTADTSSGLDTESTGSFFHDKSITLGSLIGASSILELPRRSTRIRIAESSRDKRSYKSKSWFFSLCSKLNTDAVTIKGAQSLGYFLEAERRAAGGYRRNHNLALCRPRYLTQDPSASESRALCWWTSGY; translated from the exons ATGGCTCAGCAG GAAGGCGGGTGGCCGCTGGGGCTGCAACCGTTGAACGCGAGAGTTGGGGTCGTGAGGAACCGTGGGTGCTCCGGATCAGCCTCTTTCAGCACTCTCCTCACCGGCTCTCCCACTTCCACCGCCGACACTTCTTCAGGTCTTGATACAGAA TCAACTGGGTCTTTCTTCCATGACAAAAGCATTACACTTGGAAGCCTAATAGGTGCTTCTAGCATTCTAGAACTTCCAAGACGGTCAACGAGGATCAGAATTGCTGAAAGTTCTAGAGATAAGAGGAGTTACAAGTCCAAATCCTGGTTCTTCTCGCTCTGCTCGAAACTTAACACAGATGCTGTGACCATCAAGGGTGCTCAATCCCTTGGTTACTTTCTAGAAGCAGAAAGAAGAGCTGCTGGCGGTTACCGAAGGAATCACAACCTAGCCCTTTGCCGGCCCAGATACCTCACACAAGATCCTTCTGCTTCAGAATCAAGAGCGCTGTGTTGGTGGACAAGTGGGTACTAA